The segment CAACACGACGGCCGTCGCGCCGAGCAAGGCCGGCAGGGCGTACAGGTCCCGATGCAGCAGCAGGGGAACCTCGTTGACCAGCACGTCTCGAATCACGCCGCCTGCCACCGCCGTCGTGGTGCCGATCAGAGCTCCCGCCAACGCGCTACCACCGGCAGCCAACGCGATCGTCGCTCCGGTCGATGCGAACAGTCCCATCCCGAACGCGTCGAGCACCAGAACTCCGCGTCGAACCTTGCCCATCTGCCGGTGCGCAACGAACACGACCAGCGAGGCGACGAAGCCGACGGTGACGTTCGGCCACGTGTCCAGGGACGTCGGTGGGTGGATGCCGAGCAGCAGATCGCGAATGATTCCGCCGCCGATGCCCGTCGTGATTCCGACGACGCAGACCCCGAACAGATCCAACCGTCGATGCACTCCGATCAACGCACCCGAGGCCGCGAAGGCCGCGATACCGATCAATCCGAGCACGTCGAGAAGCATCGGACCAGCATGTCACGGCGCTGACAGGGATTTGACAGCAACATCCGAGGTCCGCCACAGCTTCGGAGAGCAGCTTCGAGACATCACCGATCACCACAACGAGGAGCACATCATGCGCACAGGATTCAAGAAGTCGATCGCAGCCGTCGCAGCCGCCGCAGCACTCACGCTGGGCGGGGGAGCCGTCGCCAACGCGTCGACCTCCGACAACCTGATCGAGATCCCGGACGTCTACGACATGACAGCGACCGCAGCCGAACAGACCCTCGAGGATCTCGGATTCACGACCGTCAACATAAAGGGAGGGGACACCGACGGAACCGCGATCGGAACCAACTACCAGAAGGGTGTCGAGGTCGACAAGAACGCCGCAATTCTGGTGATCACCGGAACTGTTCACTAGCCCGGACGCACAGTCCAGTCGCCGACGGCGGCTGGACTGTCGGCGTTGTTGCCACAGGCGATAGTCTCGGTGCGCAGCAGAATTTCGTGGAACCGAGGTGAACGAACAAGTGCCGATCATCGACAATGCCGTCTACGTCGACGGGAAACGTACTGCCAATCCCGAGAGCCTCGATATCACCTTCGAGGTCATGCGCGAGCGGCACGGGATGGCCTGGATCGGGCTGTACCGTCCGGAGGTCGCCGAAATCATGGCTGTGGCAGACGAGTTCGGTCTACACCGCCTTGCTGTCGAGGACGCCATCGCAGCCCACCAGCGCCCGAAGCTGGAACGGTACGCCGAGCAGCTGTTCGTCGTTCTCCGGCCGGCTCGATACGTCGACGAGACCGAAAAGGTCGAATTCGGCGAATTGCACATCTTTCTCGGACCCGATTTCGTCGTCACCATCCGCCACGCCGAATCCCCCGATCTGGCGATGGTGCGCAAGCGGCTCGAAGGATCGCCCGAACTGATCGAACTCGGTCCCGAGGCGATCCTCTACGGCATCCTCGATCAAGTTGTCGACGAGTACGTCCCGGTGGTGACCGGACTGCAGAACGACATCGACGAGATCGAGGATCAACTGTTCACCGGCGACCCGTCGGTATCACGTCGTATCTATTCGTTGCTCCGTGAGGTGTCCGAATTCGACCGTGCCGCAAAGCCGCTGGTCGAGATGATCGAATCGCTCAAGCGAGGTTCGGACAAGTACAACGTCGACGTGGAACTGCAGCGATACCTGCGCGACGTGCACGATCACGCGATCCGCGTCTCCGACCGCATCGAGTCCTTCCGCTCCAACCTGCAGAATGCGTTGACCGTGCACTCGACCATTGTTGCGCAACAGCAGAACGAGGAGATGCGCAACATGACCGTGGCCAGCCTCGAGCAGAACGAACAGGTCAAACGCATCTCGTCCTGGGGCGCAATTCTTTTCGCGCCCTCCCTGATCGCCGCCATCTACGGCATGAACTTCGAGGACATGCCGGAATTGAAATGGCAACTCGGCTATCCGATGGCACTGATCGCCATGGTGATCTGTTCGACCGCACTGTTCGTGGTGTTCAAACGCCAGAAGTGGTTGTAGTGCGCTCCGCGCAGTGGTGCGGTTAGGTGCCCCAGGGAGCACTCAACCGCACCACTGCCGCTGGCACTAGGACGAGCCGAACACCGGACCCACCGGGATGTCTCGCTCGAACGTAAGACGATCGAACTCGTTGCCGTACTCGTCGATGGCACCGATGGTCATCCTGCTGGCGGTGATGCCCGGAATACCCGGCACCACATCGACTCTGACGAACGAGTAGTTGAGGAATCGCACCCGAGACCAGGTGATGGACTCGGCCGACTTGGTGCCGTCCGTTGCCCACACGTAGCTGTTCGGGACTGCCGTGTCGGGCAACTCGTTGCCGCGGTAGCTCACGCCCTCGCCGTCCTGGAACGTGTAGCGGGGACGACCACCACCACCGACGGTGTAATACACTGTGCCGTCGGTCTTTCCGTCGACCGTGGCGTTGTCACCGGCGACCCGAGTCGCACGGTTGCCGCGAATGGGATCGGTGCGCTCGAAGACGTGATTGTGCGCCTGGAGCACCACATCCACCTCGTACCTGTCGAACAGCGAAACCCATGCGTCGCGCACTCCGCCGTCGCTCGCGTGCGTCGACGTGGTCGAGTACGCGCAGTGATGGAAGAAGCAGACGATGAAATCGATGTTCGGATCGGCGCGGTACTTCGCCAATGTCTGTTCCACCCAGGTGTTCTGGGCTCCTCCGCTGTACCCGGTGTTGGCCTTGATCTCGTAGCTCACGTCGTTTGCGTCGAGCGAGAGCACCGCTGTGTTGCCGTAGACGAACGAGTACGCCGACGGGCATCCCTCGGGTCCGTTGGTCGGCTGATCCAAACGCGCCGCGTGGCCGCCGTATCCGTTGGGGCTGTACAGCGCTTCCATGTCGTGGTTGCCGGTGGCGAACAACCACGGCGCGGTCGACGCACTGGCTTCGATCGCCTGGAAGTAGCCGTCCCAGACG is part of the Rhodococcus sp. SBT000017 genome and harbors:
- a CDS encoding trimeric intracellular cation channel family protein; this encodes MLLDVLGLIGIAAFAASGALIGVHRRLDLFGVCVVGITTGIGGGIIRDLLLGIHPPTSLDTWPNVTVGFVASLVVFVAHRQMGKVRRGVLVLDAFGMGLFASTGATIALAAGGSALAGALIGTTTAVAGGVIRDVLVNEVPLLLHRDLYALPALLGATAVVLADAAALPENVGLIVGTLLATGLRLLALWRKWNLPLAKNLPTL
- a CDS encoding PASTA domain-containing protein, whose translation is MRTGFKKSIAAVAAAAALTLGGGAVANASTSDNLIEIPDVYDMTATAAEQTLEDLGFTTVNIKGGDTDGTAIGTNYQKGVEVDKNAAILVITGTVH
- the corA gene encoding magnesium/cobalt transporter CorA — translated: MPIIDNAVYVDGKRTANPESLDITFEVMRERHGMAWIGLYRPEVAEIMAVADEFGLHRLAVEDAIAAHQRPKLERYAEQLFVVLRPARYVDETEKVEFGELHIFLGPDFVVTIRHAESPDLAMVRKRLEGSPELIELGPEAILYGILDQVVDEYVPVVTGLQNDIDEIEDQLFTGDPSVSRRIYSLLREVSEFDRAAKPLVEMIESLKRGSDKYNVDVELQRYLRDVHDHAIRVSDRIESFRSNLQNALTVHSTIVAQQQNEEMRNMTVASLEQNEQVKRISSWGAILFAPSLIAAIYGMNFEDMPELKWQLGYPMALIAMVICSTALFVVFKRQKWL
- a CDS encoding metallophosphoesterase is translated as MTLNPAGETVATGIPGTLADNMTMAEQHDWHRSFLRRHPVSRRNFLVGAAATAAAVGVGNSVFARTAYAQDAPLAVAGRHMGFGNDPATQLRFSAQLSRNPGLTGVFLDHGPTPALGATTSAEVRNLISQVPQTDGGILPAEQYYVHVPVDNLTPKLPHYYRWRTADGFVSDIRSASPALPSGRIAPFRFTMMGDQGVDETPSQPSGLVAGDYDDQYYKADNEPSVKHARNINRQIEASHPDFHILAGDIAYADPSGAGLPPQFAKHGQTPPKGFDKFNPFVWDGYFQAIEASASTAPWLFATGNHDMEALYSPNGYGGHAARLDQPTNGPEGCPSAYSFVYGNTAVLSLDANDVSYEIKANTGYSGGAQNTWVEQTLAKYRADPNIDFIVCFFHHCAYSTTSTHASDGGVRDAWVSLFDRYEVDVVLQAHNHVFERTDPIRGNRATRVAGDNATVDGKTDGTVYYTVGGGGRPRYTFQDGEGVSYRGNELPDTAVPNSYVWATDGTKSAESITWSRVRFLNYSFVRVDVVPGIPGITASRMTIGAIDEYGNEFDRLTFERDIPVGPVFGSS